A genomic window from Anthocerotibacter panamensis C109 includes:
- the rsmG gene encoding 16S rRNA (guanine(527)-N(7))-methyltransferase RsmG: MAAPSPKLPDSSWAETLGWQPDARMLRQFDSLYQQVLQGNQQQNLTRITAPEEFWEKHLWDSLRSLWPYRERQDQVVIDIGSGAGFPGLPVALVQSQWVVVLLEATRKKAAFLNRCVQALGLTNVQVVCDRAEEVGHQNHHRAGYDLALARALAPVTVCAEYALPLLKVGGLALLYRGQWEVREEVELARAVRVLGGEITEVDAFNLPLSQAVRHCIGVTKIKPTLQVFPREDGIPTRYPLGLLEDG; the protein is encoded by the coding sequence ATGGCTGCACCATCTCCTAAATTACCGGATAGCTCCTGGGCTGAGACCCTGGGTTGGCAGCCAGATGCGCGAATGCTCCGCCAATTTGACAGCCTCTACCAGCAGGTGCTCCAAGGTAACCAGCAGCAGAACCTAACGCGCATCACCGCCCCAGAAGAATTTTGGGAGAAGCACCTGTGGGACTCGCTACGTAGTCTTTGGCCCTACCGGGAGCGCCAGGATCAAGTGGTCATCGATATCGGTAGTGGCGCAGGCTTTCCGGGACTGCCTGTGGCTCTTGTTCAAAGCCAGTGGGTGGTAGTCCTCCTAGAGGCGACCCGCAAGAAAGCAGCCTTTCTCAACCGTTGTGTTCAGGCATTGGGCCTCACCAATGTCCAGGTCGTCTGCGACCGCGCCGAGGAAGTCGGCCATCAAAATCACCACCGCGCTGGGTACGATCTGGCCTTGGCCCGCGCTTTGGCCCCAGTCACAGTCTGTGCTGAGTACGCCCTGCCGCTTCTGAAAGTGGGTGGACTCGCCCTGTTGTATCGGGGGCAGTGGGAAGTGCGCGAGGAAGTAGAACTCGCCCGTGCAGTGCGGGTCCTTGGGGGTGAGATCACTGAGGTCGATGCCTTTAACCTGCCTTTGAGTCAAGCTGTCCGCCACTGCATCGGCGTGACCAAAATTAAACCGACCCTCCAGGTTTTCCCGCGCGAAGATGGTATTCCTACGCGTTATCCCCTAGGTCTGTTAGAAGATGGCTGA
- a CDS encoding BolA family protein yields MTTPTQVLNALQQAFPEAQIEAEDSACGHGSEHFSVQVITSDFAGLSLVDRHRQVYQALQPFLQQDMHALMIQALTPAEAGQ; encoded by the coding sequence ATGACGACCCCGACCCAAGTCCTAAATGCCCTCCAGCAGGCGTTCCCCGAGGCCCAAATCGAGGCAGAGGATTCGGCCTGCGGGCATGGCAGTGAGCATTTCAGCGTCCAGGTGATCACCTCGGACTTCGCGGGGCTCTCCTTAGTGGACCGCCATCGGCAGGTCTATCAAGCCCTCCAGCCTTTTCTCCAGCAAGACATGCACGCTCTGATGATCCAGGCGCTGACGCCTGCCGAAGCCGGACAATAA
- a CDS encoding DUF7734 family protein, with protein sequence MDPYLVLSEYSQRFPAEILQVEVMTGGEEDLLLFYKGQASSLMRATPPDEGTPLWSPSTQLVRIDRFQAPYYPPAPVVLGEDVALAELLARLEES encoded by the coding sequence ATGGACCCGTATCTAGTACTGAGCGAGTACTCCCAGCGTTTTCCCGCAGAGATCCTCCAGGTAGAAGTTATGACCGGGGGCGAAGAGGATTTGTTGCTGTTTTATAAGGGACAGGCGAGTTCTTTGATGCGGGCGACCCCACCGGACGAAGGCACGCCCCTTTGGAGCCCTTCCACCCAACTGGTGCGCATCGACCGTTTCCAGGCTCCTTACTATCCTCCTGCTCCGGTTGTCCTAGGTGAGGACGTAGCTTTGGCGGAACTCTTGGCCCGTTTGGAGGAGTCCTAG
- a CDS encoding DUF6737 family protein → MSKKSVWSQKPWWCQPWSILLTGSVLLGGLYRLGGLSWLTLLGGFPIVVWMVFFVGIYPALYARAQDP, encoded by the coding sequence ATGTCCAAGAAGAGTGTCTGGTCCCAAAAGCCCTGGTGGTGTCAACCCTGGTCGATCCTCCTCACTGGGTCAGTGTTATTGGGCGGGCTCTATCGGCTGGGGGGACTTTCCTGGCTCACCCTCCTCGGGGGCTTTCCAATCGTTGTGTGGATGGTGTTCTTCGTCGGAATTTATCCTGCGCTCTATGCTCGGGCACAAGACCCCTGA
- the rplA gene encoding 50S ribosomal protein L1: MAKISKRVLDLQRQVDRQTIYQPQEALVLLKQLASAKFDETAEFQARMGINPKYTDQQIRTTVTLPRGVGKTVRVAVLTLGERVRVAEQAGADLVGSEELIDRIQGGFLDFDLLIATPDIMPKVARLGKLLGPKGLMPNPKAGTVTTNLPAAIAEFKAGKIEFRADRTGIVHVPFGKISFTAEALLENAKAIQEAIDRAKPSGAKGRYWRTVHIKSSMGPAIEIDINALRDLKLTA; the protein is encoded by the coding sequence ATGGCTAAAATATCCAAACGCGTCCTTGACCTCCAGCGCCAAGTCGACCGTCAGACCATCTATCAGCCTCAAGAAGCCCTCGTGTTGCTAAAACAGCTTGCTTCAGCCAAGTTTGATGAGACTGCTGAATTCCAAGCGCGGATGGGGATTAACCCCAAGTACACCGACCAACAGATCCGCACCACCGTGACCCTGCCTCGGGGCGTGGGTAAGACTGTCCGTGTCGCCGTGCTCACGCTCGGTGAGCGTGTGCGCGTAGCTGAGCAGGCTGGAGCGGACCTCGTGGGCTCCGAGGAACTCATTGACCGCATCCAGGGCGGCTTCCTGGACTTTGACCTGCTCATCGCCACCCCAGACATCATGCCCAAAGTCGCCCGTCTCGGGAAACTCTTGGGTCCGAAAGGCTTGATGCCCAACCCTAAAGCCGGGACAGTGACCACCAACCTGCCCGCAGCGATTGCTGAGTTTAAGGCCGGTAAGATCGAATTCCGGGCTGACCGTACCGGGATTGTCCATGTGCCCTTTGGGAAGATCAGCTTCACCGCAGAAGCCCTCCTGGAGAATGCCAAGGCAATCCAAGAAGCGATTGACCGCGCCAAACCCTCTGGAGCCAAAGGACGTTACTGGCGGACGGTGCATATCAAGAGCAGCATGGGACCAGCCATCGAAATCGACATCAACGCCTTACGGGACTTGAAGCTCACCGCCTGA
- a CDS encoding alpha/beta fold hydrolase, whose product MGLNLQQMGSGPPVLLIHGAASCSRVWEPQMCHLAAQGFTAIAVDLPGHGLSVGSGTIAAAVAGVAELLPAVQPVAVVGYSFGGVVAIEVARHYPVPGLLLVCPAVAIPPSTSYFYDWLMGWPLDWIARYRSWLKPWILSPMGRLSLDENPHTIRELWPLLRAWSGTLTHLNMPIWVAGGRLDHIAPPRVLDHFTRRLPQGHLTLFGGRHRPMESEPERFNAWLMQGVRMSL is encoded by the coding sequence ATGGGACTCAACCTACAACAGATGGGCTCCGGTCCCCCGGTCCTATTGATTCACGGCGCGGCTTCTTGTAGTCGGGTCTGGGAGCCCCAAATGTGCCATTTGGCAGCACAGGGCTTCACAGCCATCGCGGTGGATCTACCGGGGCATGGATTGTCTGTGGGGTCTGGCACGATTGCGGCTGCGGTGGCAGGTGTAGCCGAACTCCTCCCGGCTGTACAACCTGTGGCGGTTGTTGGCTATTCTTTTGGCGGGGTGGTCGCCATTGAAGTGGCCCGCCATTATCCGGTACCCGGTTTGCTCTTGGTCTGTCCGGCTGTGGCGATTCCTCCATCTACCAGCTATTTCTATGACTGGCTGATGGGCTGGCCCCTCGATTGGATCGCCCGCTACCGCTCTTGGCTCAAGCCTTGGATATTGAGCCCGATGGGGCGGCTCTCTTTGGATGAAAACCCGCATACCATCCGCGAACTCTGGCCCTTGCTTCGGGCTTGGTCGGGCACCCTGACGCACCTCAATATGCCCATCTGGGTCGCCGGAGGCCGCCTCGACCATATCGCACCGCCGCGGGTCTTGGATCATTTCACCCGCCGACTTCCTCAAGGCCATTTAACGCTTTTTGGGGGTCGCCATCGTCCTATGGAAAGTGAGCCAGAACGGTTTAATGCTTGGTTGATGCAAGGCGTGCGCATGAGCTTATAG
- a CDS encoding photosystem I reaction center subunit XI: protein MVSTDDFQVGTLLTPVNNSPFIKFFINNLPINRPGLDPFFRGLEVGMAHGYWLFGPFVVLGPLRLTAFRPPDIEQLSILAALISAIVVVVAGTLALSLYATVGPDDDTKFGAEGWSRFAGGWLIGGGGGALFAALLYLFRGPLLVMLLGIIPG from the coding sequence ATGGTTTCGACTGATGACTTTCAGGTAGGTACCCTCCTGACACCGGTCAACAATTCCCCCTTCATTAAGTTTTTTATCAACAACCTGCCCATCAACCGTCCGGGGCTGGACCCCTTTTTCCGTGGCCTGGAAGTGGGGATGGCCCATGGCTACTGGCTCTTTGGCCCCTTTGTGGTGCTGGGTCCGTTACGTCTGACTGCGTTTCGTCCGCCGGATATCGAGCAGTTGTCGATCCTCGCTGCCCTGATCTCGGCCATTGTCGTAGTCGTGGCCGGAACCCTAGCCCTCTCGCTCTATGCCACAGTCGGTCCTGACGATGACACCAAGTTTGGGGCCGAAGGTTGGAGCCGCTTTGCGGGAGGCTGGCTCATTGGTGGGGGCGGTGGAGCGCTCTTTGCTGCCCTGCTTTACCTCTTTAGGGGGCCGCTTCTGGTGATGCTCTTGGGTATTATTCCTGGATGA
- a CDS encoding NAD(P)H-hydrate dehydratase, whose translation MNPDDFLATAAETEAVETWTFDHGLPVAALMERAGLALTHVLQNTYPPPRQVGVLVGPGHNGADSLVVARELQLRGYWVRVYLTSDRLKTLTEQHLNYYRANGGVVVSRYEELRCADFFVDGIFGFGLTRAVTAPFADVIAWVNEQPQPVVSVDIPSGLHTDTGAVLGIAVQAERTFCLGLWKQGLFQDRALDYCKEVVRLDLGFPAPAIAAGVPQPQVRCITPEVARQALPLHRPLATHKYAVGRLLVVAGSQRFPGAAILAGLGAKASGVGLVGMAVPASLRDICLTYLPDAIYYPCPETPEGTIAQLAVDPGQFGAIACGPGLDCCPELVQHLIQTPVPLVLDADGLNVLGKLAPGALQRAEATVLTPHVGEFRRLFPALDPEERFGAARAAAQASGATVVLKGARAVVASPQGGPVWVNPQSTPALARAGSGDVLTGLLGGLLAQKVGALKAAQGAVWWHSQAALALVAERSVLGVDPLTLAQYLHQGLSGRNP comes from the coding sequence ATGAACCCAGACGACTTCCTGGCGACGGCAGCCGAAACTGAGGCAGTCGAGACTTGGACTTTTGACCATGGCCTGCCCGTCGCCGCCCTGATGGAGCGGGCGGGCCTCGCACTCACCCATGTCCTTCAGAACACCTACCCGCCCCCCCGGCAGGTAGGTGTTTTGGTGGGACCGGGGCACAACGGGGCGGACAGTCTAGTGGTGGCGCGTGAATTGCAGCTACGAGGCTATTGGGTCCGTGTGTACCTGACGAGTGACCGGCTAAAAACTTTGACGGAGCAGCACCTAAACTATTACCGGGCTAACGGAGGGGTGGTGGTGAGCCGCTACGAAGAGCTGCGTTGCGCAGACTTCTTTGTCGATGGCATTTTTGGGTTTGGCCTCACCCGCGCCGTGACTGCCCCTTTTGCTGACGTAATTGCCTGGGTGAATGAGCAGCCGCAGCCGGTGGTGAGTGTGGATATTCCTTCGGGGTTGCACACGGATACTGGGGCTGTCTTGGGGATAGCGGTGCAGGCTGAGCGGACGTTTTGTCTTGGGCTCTGGAAGCAAGGACTCTTTCAGGACCGGGCTCTGGACTATTGCAAGGAGGTGGTCCGTCTGGATCTGGGTTTCCCTGCTCCAGCTATAGCCGCAGGCGTCCCTCAGCCGCAGGTCCGCTGCATCACCCCGGAGGTCGCCCGTCAGGCGCTACCCCTCCATCGCCCCCTGGCTACCCATAAATATGCCGTCGGGCGACTCTTGGTCGTGGCGGGGTCTCAGCGCTTTCCTGGGGCGGCTATCCTCGCTGGGTTGGGGGCTAAGGCGAGTGGGGTGGGTTTGGTGGGGATGGCTGTCCCCGCGTCGCTGCGGGATATTTGTCTGACCTACTTGCCCGATGCCATTTACTACCCCTGTCCAGAAACACCCGAAGGAACGATTGCCCAACTTGCGGTAGACCCTGGACAGTTTGGGGCTATCGCCTGTGGTCCCGGTCTCGACTGTTGTCCAGAACTCGTGCAGCACCTGATCCAGACTCCGGTACCCCTGGTCCTGGATGCCGATGGGCTCAATGTCTTGGGGAAACTCGCACCCGGAGCGCTGCAACGAGCGGAGGCGACAGTCCTCACACCCCACGTTGGCGAGTTTCGTCGGCTGTTTCCGGCTCTGGACCCCGAGGAACGGTTCGGTGCAGCCCGTGCTGCAGCCCAAGCGAGTGGAGCCACGGTTGTCCTCAAGGGGGCGCGGGCGGTAGTCGCTTCTCCCCAAGGTGGCCCGGTGTGGGTCAATCCCCAAAGTACCCCTGCTTTGGCGCGAGCGGGTTCTGGGGATGTGTTGACGGGACTGCTAGGGGGACTGCTGGCTCAAAAGGTCGGGGCGCTCAAGGCAGCTCAGGGGGCGGTATGGTGGCACAGTCAGGCAGCCTTAGCCCTGGTGGCGGAACGCTCGGTCCTTGGGGTCGATCCCTTGACGTTGGCGCAGTACTTGCATCAGGGGCTTTCGGGGAGGAATCCTTGA
- a CDS encoding lipase family protein, translating to MLKEASEQQPAKRLPASFKGTNLATEALFEQMAFMSYEDQKTPGLETARAKLLKQHGYTTGHFIVGLKGFQMRLYEPIPEGQEGHSPGLPAVLAFRGTEGDKVLEAEGRKDVEADFDPAGIGLLQYNANKPLIEENLRFAAQQGPVIVTGHSLGGALAQLTATEPKLQAMIKRVVTFASPGINRERIRTIEQYNQAHKSHEILSTHYRIKDKDMVPKGGEAWTEGLIHEFGMQSHQTDKLRFEAPFLGVVLGVGLEIGAGLLDAGLAHVSQPVTDAALAYDPSIFTGTPRDPQTTYQLFPVLMKRRFQCS from the coding sequence ATGCTCAAAGAGGCGTCTGAACAACAACCCGCCAAGCGACTCCCCGCCTCCTTTAAGGGAACCAATCTAGCTACCGAGGCGCTCTTTGAGCAAATGGCCTTCATGAGCTATGAGGACCAGAAGACCCCAGGCTTGGAGACGGCCCGCGCCAAGCTGCTCAAGCAACACGGCTACACCACAGGACACTTCATCGTGGGGCTCAAGGGCTTTCAGATGCGCCTGTACGAACCGATTCCCGAAGGACAGGAAGGCCATAGCCCCGGTCTGCCCGCAGTGTTAGCCTTTCGGGGTACTGAGGGCGACAAAGTGCTAGAGGCCGAAGGCAGGAAAGATGTCGAGGCCGACTTTGACCCGGCGGGCATCGGGCTGCTGCAATATAACGCCAACAAACCCCTCATTGAAGAAAATCTACGCTTTGCCGCCCAACAGGGTCCAGTGATTGTGACGGGGCACTCTCTCGGTGGAGCCCTTGCCCAACTGACCGCCACGGAGCCGAAGTTGCAGGCGATGATTAAGCGGGTGGTGACGTTTGCTTCGCCGGGGATAAACCGCGAGCGCATCAGAACTATCGAGCAGTACAATCAGGCGCACAAGAGCCATGAAATCCTGAGCACGCACTATCGCATCAAGGACAAAGATATGGTGCCCAAGGGGGGCGAAGCATGGACTGAGGGGCTGATTCATGAGTTTGGGATGCAGAGTCATCAGACGGATAAACTACGGTTTGAAGCTCCATTCCTGGGGGTAGTATTGGGCGTGGGGCTGGAAATAGGGGCGGGGTTGCTGGATGCGGGCTTAGCCCATGTGAGTCAGCCGGTGACGGATGCCGCCTTAGCCTATGACCCAAGTATATTTACGGGGACGCCGCGCGACCCGCAGACGACCTATCAGCTATTCCCTGTACTAATGAAGCGTAGATTTCAATGCTCCTAA
- a CDS encoding inositol monophosphatase family protein, which produces MTSALPIDFWNDVLRFAQDLTEQVGSKLLRDSRGLRMAIQKEDGSLVTDSDRWADEYIRKAIATTFPEHGVLSEEAEHRFPTEDWCWVVDPLDGTTNFARGIPIWAISLGLLYRGVPVFGYVSIPPLDQVLYGYWSGTTLLAGMPEGAFFHGERIKPTAADLGPNTFFSFCSRSLPRVQYPFPCKIRALGVASYNLLGVAIGTMQGAVEATPKVWDIAAAWVIVQASGGVWLALKGDAPFPLEPGKDYGEQAFPTLVVSRKELVPVFLGRIPALS; this is translated from the coding sequence ATGACGAGCGCGCTCCCTATAGATTTTTGGAATGACGTCCTCAGGTTTGCGCAGGACCTGACGGAGCAGGTAGGAAGCAAACTTCTCCGTGACAGTCGGGGATTACGGATGGCGATCCAAAAAGAGGATGGCAGTCTTGTCACGGACTCGGACCGCTGGGCAGACGAATATATTCGTAAGGCTATTGCTACGACGTTCCCGGAGCACGGGGTCTTGAGCGAGGAGGCGGAACATCGGTTCCCCACGGAGGATTGGTGTTGGGTGGTAGACCCTCTGGATGGCACAACCAATTTTGCGCGGGGTATCCCGATCTGGGCGATCTCTCTAGGGTTACTCTATCGGGGGGTACCCGTGTTTGGCTATGTATCTATTCCGCCGTTGGATCAGGTACTCTATGGCTATTGGTCGGGGACAACGCTGCTTGCGGGTATGCCAGAGGGGGCGTTTTTCCATGGGGAGCGCATCAAGCCTACGGCTGCGGACCTGGGACCAAACACTTTTTTTAGTTTTTGTTCGCGGAGTTTGCCCCGAGTGCAGTATCCTTTTCCCTGCAAGATCCGGGCTCTGGGGGTGGCGTCCTATAATTTACTGGGCGTGGCGATAGGAACGATGCAGGGGGCGGTTGAGGCCACGCCGAAGGTTTGGGACATTGCGGCGGCTTGGGTTATTGTGCAGGCGAGTGGGGGTGTTTGGCTTGCGCTTAAGGGGGATGCACCTTTTCCGCTGGAACCTGGGAAGGATTACGGTGAGCAGGCTTTTCCAACGCTAGTAGTTAGCCGCAAGGAACTGGTGCCGGTGTTTCTGGGACGGATTCCAGCTTTGAGTTAG
- a CDS encoding magnesium chelatase subunit H produces the protein MLANARSTSVSHIRPISNGRRLVRLVYVVLEPQYQSAVAAGVHLINRQNPYLAFQVDGFLLEELRDSQGYERFQTALAEADIFFASLIFVEDLANKVAQAVEPQLSRIKVSVVFPSMPQVMRLSKVGSFNLESIGQSKGAISQFMKNRKEKNPGPKKGGGSFQEGMLKMVQTLPKILKYLPINKAQDARNFMLSYQYWLGGSPENIENLLLMLVRNYFPDSSSQITFEPPVEFPDMGIWHPLAPEMFTESKGYWAWYNERQDIPPELLDPLAPTVGLVMQRTRLITGDDAHYVSIVSEFEAQGARIIPVFSGGLDASKPVEKYYYNAQGQVIVDTVVSLTGFPLVGGPAQNDPDTAIEALSKLNRPYMVALPLVFQTTSEWQSSELGLHPVQVALQVALPELDGAIEPIIMSGRDGMTGRAIPLQDRIELVVGRALKWCVLRRKPRVQKKIALTVFSFPPDKGNVGTAAYLNVFASIYNVMTALKANGYAVENLPESPDALLLEVLNDVRAQISSPELSVAARLSVEEYEKITPYAESLEPSWGPAPGPFNNDGKDLLVYGKHYGNVFIGVQPSFGYEGDPMRLLFDKNCTPHHGFAAYYSYLEKVWNADAVIHFGTHGALEFMPGKQIGMSSTCYPDRLIGTLPNLYYYSVNNPSEGTIAKRRSYASIISYLTPPAENAGLYKGLKELQGTIASYRDLRETDKAGRILEVIVEQVKALNLDRDVVVPENFPNLTIGDTFVGLVYKSLMEIEERLVPCDLHTIGVPPAVSEVVDTLAGVASFDRPEVELSSLQRLLAQARGWDWDETNHQAERGDLEALAHQCLLNTTAREAVRALVQARADNQGRVSKVSLLNFLHLGGGEPWLAVLKEAGFTLEAKQVRSLFQFLEEVLTNIVADNELGALLRGLDGEYLTPGPGGDTVRNPAVLPTGRNTYALDPQSIPTRPALRAAQDIVERMLTRYRADNNNAWPETIACVLWGTDNIKTYGEALAQVLVLLGVNPLPDALGRINRLEIIPLEQLGRPRIDAVVSASGIFRDLFPNQMDLLDRAVKLVAELHEPVEQNYVRKHALAQAAELGISVRQAATRIFSNAAGSYGANVNFAVENGAWESEDQLHDMYLTRKSFAYGATELDNKQMRSIHEASLKTVDSAFQNLDSAEVGLSDVNNYFETLGSVSGIVEKMRGKKPAVYMADTTTVNAKVRTLEENIRLESRVKLLNPKWYEGMLKNGFEGVREIQYRLTNTYGFSATAHAVDDWVYDETAETYMNDPKMAERMADLNPNAFRKMVGTLLEANGRGYWDSTPEQIEKLQELYQDLEDKIEGIG, from the coding sequence ATGTTGGCCAATGCTCGTTCTACCAGCGTCAGTCACATCCGTCCCATTTCCAATGGCCGCAGGTTAGTCCGGTTGGTATATGTGGTATTGGAGCCACAATATCAAAGTGCCGTCGCCGCCGGAGTGCACCTCATCAACCGCCAAAATCCCTATTTAGCCTTTCAAGTGGATGGCTTTTTGCTGGAGGAGTTACGCGACAGCCAGGGATATGAGCGTTTTCAGACCGCGTTGGCTGAAGCAGATATTTTCTTTGCCTCGTTGATTTTTGTGGAGGACTTGGCGAATAAAGTCGCACAGGCAGTCGAGCCGCAGCTCTCGCGGATCAAAGTCTCCGTCGTCTTCCCCTCCATGCCCCAGGTGATGCGCCTTTCCAAGGTTGGTTCTTTTAATCTGGAGAGTATCGGCCAGTCCAAGGGGGCCATCAGCCAGTTCATGAAGAACCGCAAGGAGAAGAATCCCGGACCCAAGAAGGGGGGCGGTAGCTTCCAGGAAGGGATGCTCAAAATGGTCCAGACCCTCCCCAAAATTCTCAAATATCTACCTATTAACAAAGCTCAGGACGCCCGCAATTTCATGCTCAGCTATCAATATTGGCTGGGCGGGTCGCCAGAGAATATCGAAAACCTGCTGTTGATGCTGGTGCGCAACTATTTCCCCGATAGCAGCTCGCAGATTACGTTTGAGCCGCCGGTCGAATTCCCGGACATGGGCATCTGGCATCCCTTGGCTCCTGAGATGTTCACCGAGAGCAAAGGCTATTGGGCTTGGTATAACGAGCGCCAGGACATCCCTCCCGAACTGCTCGATCCCTTGGCTCCAACTGTGGGTCTGGTCATGCAACGCACGCGCCTCATCACCGGAGATGATGCCCACTATGTCTCGATAGTCTCGGAATTTGAGGCCCAGGGAGCCCGGATCATCCCGGTCTTTAGCGGAGGACTCGACGCCTCTAAGCCCGTCGAGAAGTACTATTACAACGCTCAAGGACAGGTCATAGTCGATACGGTCGTCTCCTTGACCGGCTTCCCCCTCGTCGGTGGTCCTGCCCAAAACGACCCAGACACCGCCATCGAAGCGCTCTCTAAATTAAACCGCCCCTACATGGTGGCTCTGCCCTTGGTTTTTCAGACCACCTCAGAGTGGCAATCTTCGGAGTTAGGTTTACACCCGGTCCAGGTGGCGCTCCAGGTGGCCCTTCCCGAGTTGGACGGGGCGATTGAGCCCATCATCATGTCCGGTAGAGACGGCATGACCGGACGGGCGATCCCGCTTCAGGACCGCATCGAATTAGTAGTCGGGCGGGCGCTCAAGTGGTGCGTCTTGCGCAGGAAGCCCCGTGTCCAGAAGAAAATTGCGCTCACGGTCTTCTCCTTTCCCCCCGATAAGGGCAATGTGGGGACTGCAGCATATCTGAATGTCTTCGCCTCGATCTACAACGTCATGACCGCACTCAAGGCCAATGGCTACGCCGTCGAGAACTTACCTGAGAGCCCGGATGCGCTGTTACTCGAAGTGCTCAACGATGTCCGCGCCCAGATTAGCTCTCCAGAATTGAGTGTAGCAGCCCGGTTGAGCGTCGAGGAGTACGAGAAGATCACCCCCTACGCCGAATCCCTGGAGCCCAGTTGGGGACCGGCTCCCGGTCCTTTCAACAACGACGGGAAAGACCTGTTGGTCTACGGCAAGCACTATGGGAATGTTTTCATTGGGGTCCAGCCCTCCTTCGGCTATGAAGGCGACCCGATGCGCCTGCTTTTTGACAAAAACTGCACACCCCACCACGGCTTCGCCGCTTACTACTCCTATTTGGAAAAAGTCTGGAATGCCGATGCGGTCATCCATTTCGGTACCCACGGAGCCTTAGAGTTCATGCCCGGTAAGCAGATTGGGATGTCCTCTACCTGCTACCCTGACCGCTTGATTGGCACGCTCCCCAATCTCTACTACTACTCGGTCAACAACCCCTCCGAGGGCACGATTGCCAAGCGCCGCTCCTACGCCAGCATCATCTCGTACCTCACGCCCCCTGCCGAAAATGCCGGACTCTACAAGGGTTTAAAAGAATTGCAGGGGACCATTGCCTCCTATCGAGACCTGCGTGAGACCGACAAGGCTGGACGAATTTTAGAAGTGATTGTCGAGCAAGTCAAGGCGCTGAATCTGGACCGGGACGTAGTGGTCCCCGAGAACTTCCCCAACCTCACTATCGGCGATACGTTTGTCGGGCTGGTCTACAAGAGCCTAATGGAGATCGAAGAACGGCTGGTCCCCTGCGATCTGCACACTATCGGTGTCCCGCCTGCGGTCAGCGAGGTGGTGGATACCCTGGCGGGGGTGGCGAGTTTTGACCGCCCCGAGGTGGAATTGTCTAGTCTTCAGCGCTTATTGGCCCAGGCGCGGGGCTGGGATTGGGATGAGACCAACCATCAAGCCGAGCGCGGTGACCTGGAAGCCCTGGCGCATCAATGCCTCTTGAATACTACCGCCCGCGAAGCCGTCCGGGCACTCGTGCAAGCCCGCGCGGACAATCAAGGCCGGGTCTCGAAAGTCTCCCTGTTGAATTTCTTACACTTGGGTGGAGGAGAGCCATGGCTGGCGGTCCTCAAGGAAGCAGGCTTCACGCTGGAGGCAAAACAAGTCCGGTCACTCTTTCAATTCCTGGAAGAAGTGCTGACCAACATTGTGGCGGACAACGAGTTGGGAGCTTTGCTCCGGGGCCTGGATGGAGAGTACCTGACCCCCGGTCCCGGCGGCGACACCGTGCGCAATCCGGCGGTTCTGCCCACGGGGCGCAACACCTACGCCCTTGACCCGCAATCCATTCCCACCCGACCCGCGCTGAGAGCGGCTCAGGACATTGTAGAGCGGATGCTCACTCGCTACCGCGCCGACAATAACAACGCTTGGCCGGAGACGATTGCCTGTGTCCTCTGGGGGACGGACAATATCAAGACCTACGGAGAAGCCCTAGCCCAAGTCCTGGTTCTGTTGGGGGTAAATCCGCTGCCTGACGCCTTGGGGCGGATTAACCGTCTGGAGATCATCCCTCTGGAGCAGTTAGGTCGTCCGCGCATTGATGCTGTGGTGAGCGCTTCGGGCATCTTCCGCGACCTCTTCCCCAATCAGATGGACCTTTTAGACCGGGCGGTAAAGCTGGTAGCCGAATTGCATGAGCCCGTCGAACAAAACTACGTCCGCAAACACGCCTTGGCTCAAGCGGCTGAATTGGGTATCTCGGTACGTCAGGCGGCGACCCGGATCTTCTCGAACGCAGCGGGCTCCTACGGGGCTAATGTCAATTTCGCTGTCGAGAACGGAGCCTGGGAATCCGAGGACCAACTCCACGATATGTACCTCACCCGCAAGTCCTTCGCCTACGGAGCGACCGAATTAGACAACAAGCAGATGCGCTCGATCCACGAGGCTTCGCTCAAGACTGTGGACTCGGCCTTCCAAAACCTAGACTCAGCGGAAGTGGGCCTCTCGGATGTGAATAATTACTTCGAGACGTTGGGCTCGGTCTCGGGCATTGTCGAGAAGATGCGCGGGAAAAAGCCTGCGGTCTACATGGCTGACACCACGACCGTCAACGCCAAAGTCCGCACGTTAGAGGAAAACATCCGTCTGGAGTCCCGAGTCAAGCTCCTCAACCCCAAATGGTACGAGGGGATGCTCAAAAATGGCTTCGAGGGCGTGCGCGAGATCCAATACCGGCTCACCAACACCTACGGCTTTAGCGCCACTGCCCACGCCGTCGATGACTGGGTCTACGATGAGACCGCCGAGACCTACATGAACGACCCCAAGATGGCTGAGCGCATGGCGGACCTCAACCCCAACGCTTTCCGCAAGATGGTGGGGACGTTGCTCGAAGCGAACGGACGCGGCTATTGGGACTCCACCCCGGAGCAGATCGAGAAACTTCAGGAACTCTATCAAGACTTGGAGGACAAGATCGAGGGGATTGGATAA